A genome region from Penicillium psychrofluorescens genome assembly, chromosome: 3 includes the following:
- a CDS encoding uncharacterized protein (ID:PFLUO_004753-T1.cds;~source:funannotate): MNTLSATAPLRAAAPRAYLHLAVRTYSGVAVMAFNSPCHHTSRRSAPLAAPSKRHISSTPQHHIKDYFPPPESPTVKGVTSLWTHPVYTEAQMRNIQVAHREASNWSDWTALGAVRFFRWGMDLMTGYKHPEPGQETPARFKMTEKKWLARFIFLESVAGVPGMVGGMLRHLRSLRRMKRDNGWIETLLEEAFNERMHLLTFLKIAEPGWFMRLMVLGAQGVFFNGFFVSYLISPRICHRFVGYLEEEAVLTYTRAIQELEAGKLPEWSELEAPAIAVKYWEMPEHQRKMRDLLMYIRADEAKHREVNHTLGNLDQAVDPNPYQAEYHDPTKQHPTKGIENLKSTGWERKEVL; the protein is encoded by the exons ATGAATACACTGTCGGCCACTGCGCCCTTGCGGGCTGCAGCACCACGCGCCTACCTCCATCTCGCCGTGCGCACCTACTCCGGTGTCGCCGTGATGGCCTTCAACAGCCCATGCCACCACACAAGCAGACGCTCTGCGCCATTGGCCGCCCCCTCCAAACGCCACATCTCTTCCACGCCGCAACACCACATCAAGGACTACTTCCCACCCCCAGAATCGCCCACGGTCAAGGGAGTAACCAGTTTGTGGACTCATCCAGT ATACACTGAGGCTCAGATGCGGAATATCCAGGTTGCTCATCGAGAAGCATCCAATTGGTCTGACTGGACTGCTCTGGGTGCGgtgcgcttcttccgctgggGCATGGATCTGATGACGGGATACAAACACCCAGAGCCCGGCCAAGAGACCCCGGCCCGTTTTAAGatgacggagaagaagtggcTGGCGCGGTTTATCTTCTTGGAGAGCGTTGCTGGTGTTCCGGGTATGGTGGGCGGCATGCTGCGACACCTGCGGAGTCTGCggcggatgaagagagacaaCGGATG GATCGAAACCTTACTCGAAGAAGCATTTAACGAGCGCATGCACCTCCTCACTTTCCTCAAGATCGCCGAGCCCGGCTGGTTCATGCGCCTCATGGTGCTCGGCGCACAgggcgtcttcttcaacggcttcttcgtctcctACCTCATCTCGCCGCGGATCTGCCACCGATTCGTGGGGTAtttggaagaggaagctgTGCTCACCTACACGCGCGCGATCCAGGAACTCGAGGCGGGCAAGCTGCCGGAATGgagcgagctggaggccCCTGCGATCGCGGTCAAGTACTGGGAGATGCCGGAGCACCAGCGCAAGATGCGCGACCTGCTCATGTACATCCGGGCGGACGAGGCGAAGCACCGCGAGGTCAACCATACGCTTGGAAACCTGGACCAGGCGGTCGACCCGAACCCTTACCAGGCGGAGTATCACGATCCGACTAAACAGCATCCGACTAAGGGAATTGAGAATTTGAAGTCAACGGGGTGGGAGCGGAAAGAAGTGCTATGA